The following is a genomic window from Chloracidobacterium sp..
GCCGGCTCAGTATCGCTCTCGAAGAGATCGCTCAACTTGCCGAATGCCCGATAGAGACGGCCTTTACGGCTCAGCGTATCGTGATCGCCCTCGATCCCGTCGGATGCGGAGCAAGGGATGTGCGAGAATGCCTGATCGCTCAGCTTGAGGCTAAGGACCTCGGCACTTCTCTCGCCGCGACACTTGTGAGCGAGCATTTCGAAGACCTTCAGCCGCATAGGCTCCAGCATTTAGCAAAAGCAACAGGTTTCGAAATCCACAAGCTCGATGAGGAGATATCGCACATTCGCGAGCTCGACCCGTACCCGGGCCGCCGTTTCTCATCCGGGGAAACTCACTATGTGGCGCCCGAGGTCTATATCGAAAAGGTGGATGATGAATATCTCATCTATTTCGTTGACGACGGCAGCCCCAGGCTCCGGATCTCTCCGACGTACAATAAGCTCGTCGATCAGCCCGATACGTCGAAAGAGACGAGGGATTTCATAAAGGACAAGGTCCGTGCTGCTGTGGATCTTCTCCGTAATATCGAGCACCGCCGGCAAACGATATATCGGGTTGTCGAGTGCATAGTGAAACGGCAGTCAGAATTCCTCGATCACGGTGTGGAATACCTGAAACCGATGATGCTGAAAGATGTTGCCGAAGATATCGGGATGCACCTATCGACCATTTCGCGGGTAGTCAACCGCAAATATGCCCATACACCGCAGGGCGTAATAGAGCTTCGCCGCTTTTTTAGCGAAGGTATGATGAATGAGGACGGTGAAGAGGTTTCGACGCGTCTTTTGAAGTTAAAGATCAAGAAGCTGATCGAAGATGAGGACTCGAAGAAGCCGCTCACGGACGATCAGATCGTCGGCATCCTCAATAAGGACGGCGTTAAACTGTCACGCCGAACTGTCGCAAAATATCGGGATCAAATGCAGATCCCGGGTTCCAGGGAACGAAAAACGATGCTTTGATCGAGGTAGATGAATGAATATTGAAATTACCGGAAGACATATCGAAGTAACGGAGGCCTTACGCGATCACGCTACAGGCCAATTTGAAAGGCTCGAACAACTGTTCGAGGGCAAACCCGTTTCCGTACACCTCATTCTTGAGGTTGAAAGGGGACGGCATCGGACCGAAGCCGTTGTGAAATGGCGCAATGATGTGCTTGCGGCTTTTTCGGATGATCCTGATATGTACCATTCGATAGCCACAACTGTCGGGAAGATCGAGAAACAGGCTCGCCGCCTGAAGGATAAGATCATTGATAAGTCCCACAAGGCAACAAAGGCATCGCTGATCGGCAACGAGAACGCCGCAACTGACTAGCGGATAATGTCCGATCTCGGCCTATGCAGTTCTGCCGCGGTAAGAACGGCGGCGCGGCCAATATGTGTACAGGTACTTTGATCGCCGGGTTGCGAACCTAATACTGCATCAAGGCTGCGCGCACCTTTTAGCGGCGGCAAATGATCAATGGAAGGACGACTAAAACACGGATCGGGCCTGCTGCCTCTGATAATCATCACGGGTTTGAGCGGCTCCGGAATGAGTTCCGCAACCGATGCGTTCGAGGACCTCGGCTATTTTTGCGTCGATAATCTTCCGCTTACGATGCTTTCAACATTCGGGCGGCTTATGATCCCGGCGGAAGGAGAGAAACCTGCGATCGAGCACGCCGTGCTC
Proteins encoded in this region:
- the rpoN gene encoding RNA polymerase factor sigma-54 gives rise to the protein MSSLRLTQNLSQRMVLTPQLRQRIEMLQMTTMELSELIEQELTANPVLEEVMPGDEVQEISEGILDQNSDGSEADAAFEPSANTEPNTISEDEYADLDTSLISGTPMEGISYEDASGDDEPHTESSDSFDEIDFGREFQDYLDPGYRTQEIEYKDDAPSFEQFLSHSPSLTEHLEWQLNLTDIRPDVFDAAQLIIGNLDEDGRLSIALEEIAQLAECPIETAFTAQRIVIALDPVGCGARDVRECLIAQLEAKDLGTSLAATLVSEHFEDLQPHRLQHLAKATGFEIHKLDEEISHIRELDPYPGRRFSSGETHYVAPEVYIEKVDDEYLIYFVDDGSPRLRISPTYNKLVDQPDTSKETRDFIKDKVRAAVDLLRNIEHRRQTIYRVVECIVKRQSEFLDHGVEYLKPMMLKDVAEDIGMHLSTISRVVNRKYAHTPQGVIELRRFFSEGMMNEDGEEVSTRLLKLKIKKLIEDEDSKKPLTDDQIVGILNKDGVKLSRRTVAKYRDQMQIPGSRERKTML
- the raiA gene encoding ribosome-associated translation inhibitor RaiA; its protein translation is MNIEITGRHIEVTEALRDHATGQFERLEQLFEGKPVSVHLILEVERGRHRTEAVVKWRNDVLAAFSDDPDMYHSIATTVGKIEKQARRLKDKIIDKSHKATKASLIGNENAATD